The following are from one region of the Halarcobacter sp. genome:
- a CDS encoding GlsB/YeaQ/YmgE family stress response membrane protein, translating to MNILIFLLIGAIAGWLAGKIMTGGGFGIVGNIAVGIVGAIVGGFVFGLVGIKSVGFIGSIITSTVGAVLLLYVVKIIKK from the coding sequence ATGAATATTCTAATATTTTTATTAATTGGAGCTATTGCTGGATGGTTAGCTGGAAAAATCATGACAGGTGGCGGTTTTGGTATTGTTGGTAATATCGCAGTTGGGATTGTTGGTGCTATAGTTGGTGGTTTTGTATTTGGCTTAGTTGGAATAAAAAGTGTAGGATTTATAGGCTCTATCATTACTTCAACTGTAGGAGCAGTTTTATTACTATATGTAGTTAAAATAATAAAAAAGTAA
- a CDS encoding pentapeptide repeat-containing protein, which produces MNFTTNDYWEEEFENYSDKNLDKIYFDNCIFVKCDFSKSVIENCKFTECEFINCDLSLSKLKSSTFNDIKFKNSKLIGISWSSCDEPFNVEFKACNLSQNSFHLMDLRRIKFIDSLIKDTGFEECNLENSVFDGCDLEQTVFINNNLKKSNFETSKNYLIDPKYNDIQKAQFSLPEALSFLSLLPIKIK; this is translated from the coding sequence ATGAATTTTACTACAAACGACTATTGGGAAGAGGAGTTTGAAAACTATAGTGATAAAAATCTAGATAAGATATATTTTGATAATTGTATCTTTGTCAAGTGTGATTTTTCAAAAAGTGTTATTGAAAACTGTAAGTTTACCGAGTGTGAGTTTATAAATTGCGATTTATCACTAAGTAAATTAAAATCCTCAACATTTAATGACATAAAATTTAAAAACTCAAAACTAATAGGCATCTCATGGAGCTCTTGTGATGAGCCTTTTAATGTGGAGTTTAAAGCTTGTAATTTATCACAAAACTCTTTTCATCTTATGGATTTAAGAAGAATAAAATTTATTGATTCTTTGATAAAGGATACAGGCTTTGAAGAGTGTAATTTAGAAAATTCAGTTTTCGATGGATGTGATTTAGAACAAACTGTATTTATAAATAATAATCTAAAAAAATCAAATTTTGAAACTTCAAAAAACTATCTAATAGACCCAAAATACAACGATATACAAAAAGCACAATTCTCACTACCTGAGGCTTTAAGTTTCTTAAGCTTACTTCCTATAAAGATAAAATAA
- a CDS encoding ATPase P — MKIDIPGREPFELKNIVFDYNGTIAIDGKLILGVSESINSLSNDFDFYVITADTYGTVEKELENTNCKVITIGKDSQDICKLDFIKQLGSNTTLSVGNGRNDMLMLKESILGIAILQDEGLCTQTLLNSDILVKSIKDVFSFLEDKNRLIATMRN; from the coding sequence ATGAAAATAGATATTCCAGGAAGAGAACCTTTTGAGTTAAAAAATATTGTATTTGATTACAATGGAACTATAGCAATAGATGGAAAACTAATCTTAGGTGTTAGTGAAAGTATAAACTCTTTGTCTAATGATTTTGATTTTTATGTTATTACAGCAGATACGTACGGTACAGTTGAAAAAGAACTTGAAAATACAAATTGCAAAGTGATAACCATAGGAAAGGATTCTCAAGATATATGTAAATTGGATTTTATAAAGCAATTAGGTTCAAATACAACTTTGAGTGTGGGAAATGGTAGAAATGATATGCTGATGTTAAAAGAATCTATTCTAGGAATTGCAATATTACAAGATGAAGGCTTGTGCACTCAAACTCTTTTGAATTCGGATATCTTAGTAAAATCTATTAAAGATGTTTTCTCATTTTTAGAAGATAAAAATAGACTAATAGCAACAATGAGAAACTAA
- a CDS encoding oxidoreductase family protein, whose protein sequence is MQDCSSLYQKIGDEFQLGRLVSIETIQILWSGYGELVRVKFPKNSIIIKHIKLPQPSSHPRGWNTDFSHKRKLHSYQVEVNWYKNFSKTIDENCRMPQGLKCFQTNEEFLIVMEDLASVGFTSVISYAYKTHLKACLSWLANFHGKYMGVKSDIIWETGTYWHLDTRPDEFELLEDKQLKDYAKTIDKVLQNTKYQTIVHGDAKLANFCFNIQGTSCAAVDFQYVGHGCGMKDIAYFMSSAIDPEACEQNEEWILDTYFDALELALKNYKKEIDIEKLEEEWRPLFSVAWADFQRFLKGWSPNHFKINEYSDELTTKALAYLKNKNLQKEKI, encoded by the coding sequence ATGCAAGATTGTAGTAGTTTATATCAAAAGATTGGTGATGAGTTTCAATTAGGAAGATTAGTCTCTATCGAAACTATACAGATTTTATGGAGTGGATATGGGGAACTTGTTCGTGTAAAGTTTCCTAAAAATAGTATTATTATCAAACATATAAAACTTCCACAACCATCTTCTCATCCAAGAGGTTGGAATACTGATTTTTCCCACAAAAGAAAACTACACTCTTATCAAGTTGAAGTAAATTGGTATAAAAACTTTTCTAAAACAATAGATGAAAACTGTCGTATGCCACAAGGTCTTAAATGCTTTCAAACAAATGAAGAGTTTCTTATTGTAATGGAAGATTTAGCAAGTGTAGGATTTACTTCAGTTATCTCTTATGCTTATAAAACACACTTAAAAGCTTGTCTTTCTTGGTTGGCTAACTTTCATGGAAAATATATGGGAGTCAAATCTGATATTATTTGGGAAACTGGGACTTATTGGCACTTAGATACTAGACCAGATGAGTTTGAGTTATTAGAAGATAAACAACTAAAAGATTATGCAAAAACTATTGATAAAGTTTTACAAAATACAAAATATCAAACTATAGTTCATGGGGATGCTAAGTTAGCAAATTTTTGTTTTAACATACAAGGAACTTCATGTGCAGCTGTAGATTTTCAATACGTAGGACATGGCTGTGGGATGAAAGATATTGCTTATTTTATGAGTAGTGCAATAGATCCTGAAGCTTGTGAACAAAATGAAGAGTGGATTTTAGATACATATTTTGATGCTTTAGAACTTGCTTTAAAAAACTATAAAAAAGAGATTGATATTGAAAAGTTAGAAGAGGAGTGGAGACCTTTGTTTTCTGTGGCATGGGCTGATTTTCAAAGATTTTTAAAAGGTTGGAGTCCTAATCATTTTAAAATTAATGAGTATTCAGATGAACTTACAACAAAAGCCTTAGCTTACTTAAAAAATAAAAATTTACAAAAAGAGAAAATATGA
- a CDS encoding DMT family transporter, with protein sequence MSEKLKSIDKGVLFMLISALFGALNGAVAKFLSQTMDPIEIVFYRNLIGVFIILFSLKKFSVSVDVSKLHLLVLRGLFGALAMVLFFYTIATIPLGEAVILNKTSPFFVTILAYYLMKETINLKTFFALIIGFAGILFIMKPFGVEISHEHFLGVLGGFFAAAAYATIKKIKDIYDARLIMLSFMGVGMLIPLVLCLFTPYASFQMHTQIWVWALVLLMAVISTASQWFLTRAYSISKASIIGVVSYTNIPFAIGFGVLLGDVFPDIYTFIGIILIVTGGILVTKKSSKKV encoded by the coding sequence GTGTCAGAAAAATTAAAATCAATAGACAAGGGTGTTTTATTTATGCTTATAAGTGCTTTATTTGGAGCACTTAATGGAGCAGTTGCTAAGTTCTTATCTCAAACTATGGATCCAATCGAGATAGTTTTTTATAGAAATCTTATAGGTGTATTTATTATACTTTTTAGTTTGAAGAAGTTTTCTGTTTCAGTTGATGTATCAAAGCTTCATTTACTTGTATTAAGAGGTCTATTTGGAGCTTTAGCTATGGTTTTGTTTTTTTATACAATTGCAACTATACCTTTAGGTGAGGCTGTTATATTAAATAAAACATCACCATTTTTTGTAACTATATTGGCTTATTATCTTATGAAAGAAACTATAAATCTAAAAACTTTTTTTGCCCTTATAATTGGATTTGCTGGAATACTTTTTATTATGAAACCTTTTGGTGTAGAGATTTCTCATGAGCATTTTTTAGGAGTATTGGGTGGTTTTTTTGCAGCAGCAGCTTATGCAACTATAAAAAAGATAAAAGATATCTATGACGCAAGATTGATAATGCTTTCTTTTATGGGTGTTGGTATGCTTATACCTTTAGTATTGTGTCTATTTACACCATATGCTAGTTTTCAGATGCATACACAAATTTGGGTTTGGGCATTAGTACTTTTAATGGCTGTAATCTCAACTGCCTCACAATGGTTTTTAACAAGAGCATATAGTATAAGTAAAGCAAGTATTATAGGCGTAGTTAGTTATACTAATATTCCATTTGCAATTGGATTTGGTGTTCTTTTAGGGGATGTATTTCCAGATATTTATACATTTATTGGTATTATTTTAATTGTAACTGGTGGTATTTTAGTTACAAAAAAATCATCAAAAAAGGTTTGA
- a CDS encoding C-terminal binding protein: protein MKKVYITDKITNPDIEKEVLGDEISPELHEGIEVLLVWHKKITNEFIDSLPNLKAMVRYGVGYDVFQDLEYIKQKGIYASNTPDYGTEEVSDTAIAMIMNIARGITRYDYQCREYEDGSWQTNTLKYIKRNSDYKVGVIGAGRIGGSVILKANALRFQTYFYDPYLSSGTEKMLGAKRVDSLDELLKTCDIISINCPLNSDTNGMVNEEFISKMKKGASIVNTARGAIVKDLDVFYEPLKSGQLNCVNLDVLPSEPPKDGLMIDAWKAKEKWLDGRFLINPHSAFYSDKAYFEMRQKAALNVKRVLDGLKPINIVNGLK, encoded by the coding sequence ATGAAAAAAGTTTATATAACAGATAAGATAACAAATCCAGATATAGAAAAAGAGGTTTTAGGGGACGAAATCTCACCTGAACTTCATGAAGGTATTGAAGTATTATTAGTTTGGCATAAAAAAATTACAAATGAATTTATAGACTCTTTGCCAAATCTAAAAGCGATGGTAAGATACGGCGTTGGATATGATGTATTCCAAGATTTAGAATATATCAAACAAAAAGGAATTTATGCTTCAAATACTCCTGATTATGGTACAGAAGAGGTTAGTGATACAGCTATTGCTATGATTATGAACATTGCACGAGGAATTACAAGATATGATTATCAGTGTAGAGAATACGAAGATGGCTCTTGGCAAACCAATACTTTAAAATATATCAAAAGAAATAGTGATTATAAAGTTGGTGTAATAGGAGCTGGAAGAATAGGGGGAAGTGTTATTTTAAAAGCAAATGCCCTTAGGTTTCAAACTTACTTTTATGACCCATACCTTTCAAGTGGTACAGAAAAGATGCTTGGAGCAAAAAGAGTTGATAGCTTAGATGAGCTTCTAAAAACTTGTGATATCATCTCTATAAACTGCCCTTTAAACTCTGATACAAATGGCATGGTAAATGAAGAGTTTATCTCAAAGATGAAAAAAGGTGCTTCTATAGTAAACACAGCACGAGGTGCTATAGTAAAAGATTTGGATGTATTTTATGAGCCTTTAAAAAGTGGTCAACTAAATTGTGTAAACCTTGATGTACTTCCAAGTGAACCACCAAAAGATGGACTTATGATAGATGCATGGAAAGCAAAAGAGAAATGGCTTGATGGAAGATTTTTGATAAATCCACACTCTGCATTTTATAGCGATAAAGCATATTTTGAGATGAGACAAAAAGCAGCTTTAAATGTAAAAAGGGTGCTAGATGGCTTAAAACCTATAAATATTGTAAATGGTTTAAAATAA
- the hrpB gene encoding ATP-dependent helicase HrpB, translating into MKNLPIYEVLDEIKNTLDTNSTLILEAPPGAGKSTVVPVSLLKESWLEDRIIIMLEPRRVAARMVALQMARLLGEEVGQSVGYQVKMESCFSKETKLLVVTEAILVRKLQSDQALEDVAMIIFDEFHERSIHTDLSLALSLQVQELLREDLKLLIMSATLNSNALETLLGEVPVISSKGRSYEVEEVFLEANIKQPDFKSINTLLLNTILKAIKEDEGDILVFLAGAKEITTLQNSLDDALKDEDIKIFPLYSALSKSMQDKALNPSNKRKIILSTNIAQTSLTIEGVKVVIDSGLEKQSLYNYSNAMNHLNLTFISKDSAVQRAGRAGRISLGKCYKLWHKGKILQESTKPEILRIDLSSFFLDIALWGVEDIRELKFLDYPNKEVGNSTKLMLQELKMLDNNFEITTMGKKALGLGVHPRFAFMILKANELAFGYEACLLSAQLSEKDIFKGMFSNCDIYSRFIHLYEKDLDSSYIKKLQANTILKQAQFFYTKLKACEEVKKSKEKIDEESLAILLLFAYPDRLARQRGKNDNRYKLSNGKGAILNSEDNLFNEEFLITPVLNAQNKDSYINLALKISLKTIEKEFADYIQVKESITYNKDNKKFDIRQISYFYELELYSKPVSIDDKHDFSKLFLELIRSEGLSVLTWSKKAIDLKQRLVFISTHLDIELPDFSDEYLLDSLEEWLSPYLSNIKTIKELEALDIYSILLGTIPWDMQQQIDILAPTHIKVPSGSNIKIDYSNSQTPILAVKIQEMFGQSDTPKILNNSFALQIHLLSPALRPIQITYDLKSFWENSYDEVKKELFSKYKKHYWPDNPFEAIATNKTKKNMK; encoded by the coding sequence TTGAAAAATCTACCAATATATGAAGTCTTAGATGAGATAAAAAATACTCTAGATACAAACTCTACACTGATACTTGAAGCTCCACCAGGAGCTGGGAAAAGTACAGTTGTTCCAGTTTCACTTCTAAAAGAATCTTGGCTAGAAGACAGAATAATTATAATGCTTGAACCAAGACGAGTAGCAGCCAGAATGGTTGCTTTACAAATGGCAAGACTATTAGGGGAAGAAGTAGGGCAAAGCGTAGGTTATCAAGTCAAAATGGAGAGTTGTTTTTCAAAAGAGACTAAACTTCTAGTTGTAACAGAAGCAATACTAGTGCGAAAACTTCAAAGCGACCAAGCTTTGGAAGATGTAGCTATGATAATCTTTGATGAGTTTCATGAAAGAAGTATCCATACAGATTTATCCCTTGCTTTATCTTTACAAGTTCAAGAGTTATTAAGGGAGGATTTAAAACTTCTTATTATGTCTGCAACTTTAAACTCAAATGCTTTAGAAACTCTTTTAGGAGAAGTTCCTGTTATAAGTTCCAAAGGTAGAAGCTATGAGGTGGAAGAGGTTTTTTTAGAAGCAAATATAAAACAGCCAGATTTCAAATCCATAAACACGCTTCTTTTAAATACTATTTTAAAAGCAATAAAAGAGGATGAAGGGGATATTTTAGTTTTTCTAGCTGGGGCTAAAGAGATAACTACTTTACAAAACTCTTTAGATGATGCTTTAAAAGATGAAGATATAAAGATTTTCCCTTTGTATTCAGCTTTGAGTAAATCGATGCAAGATAAAGCACTAAATCCATCAAACAAAAGAAAGATAATACTCTCAACAAATATAGCCCAAACCTCTTTAACTATAGAAGGGGTAAAAGTAGTAATAGACTCAGGATTAGAAAAACAATCTTTATATAACTATTCAAATGCAATGAATCATCTAAATCTTACCTTTATCTCAAAAGATAGTGCAGTTCAAAGGGCAGGGCGAGCAGGAAGAATAAGTTTAGGAAAGTGTTATAAACTTTGGCACAAGGGTAAAATACTACAAGAGTCAACAAAACCAGAGATTTTAAGAATAGATTTAAGCTCCTTTTTCCTTGATATTGCCCTTTGGGGTGTAGAGGATATCAGGGAGTTGAAGTTTTTAGATTATCCAAATAAAGAGGTGGGAAATAGCACTAAACTTATGCTTCAAGAGCTTAAGATGTTGGATAATAATTTTGAGATTACAACTATGGGTAAAAAAGCTTTAGGTCTTGGTGTTCATCCAAGATTTGCTTTTATGATATTAAAAGCAAATGAGTTAGCCTTTGGCTATGAAGCTTGCCTTTTAAGTGCCCAACTAAGTGAAAAAGATATCTTTAAAGGGATGTTTTCAAATTGTGATATATATTCAAGGTTTATCCATCTTTATGAGAAAGATTTGGATAGTTCTTATATCAAAAAGTTACAAGCAAATACTATTTTAAAACAAGCGCAGTTTTTTTATACCAAATTAAAAGCTTGTGAAGAGGTGAAAAAATCTAAAGAAAAAATAGATGAAGAGAGTTTAGCTATTTTACTTCTATTTGCATATCCTGATAGGCTAGCACGTCAAAGGGGCAAAAACGACAATAGATATAAACTAAGTAATGGCAAAGGGGCTATTTTAAATAGTGAGGATAATCTGTTTAATGAGGAGTTTCTTATAACGCCTGTTTTAAATGCTCAAAACAAAGACTCATATATAAATCTAGCTTTAAAAATATCATTAAAAACCATAGAAAAAGAGTTTGCTGATTATATACAAGTAAAAGAATCAATCACTTATAACAAAGATAATAAAAAGTTTGATATACGACAAATAAGCTACTTTTATGAGCTTGAACTATACTCAAAACCTGTATCCATAGATGATAAACACGATTTTTCTAAGCTATTTTTAGAGCTTATTAGAAGTGAAGGTTTGAGTGTTTTAACATGGAGTAAAAAAGCTATTGATTTAAAACAAAGGCTTGTTTTTATAAGTACACATCTGGATATAGAGTTGCCTGATTTTTCAGATGAGTATTTGTTGGATAGTTTAGAGGAGTGGTTAAGCCCTTATTTATCAAATATAAAAACTATAAAGGAGCTTGAAGCTTTAGATATCTATTCTATACTTTTAGGTACAATACCTTGGGATATGCAACAGCAAATAGATATCTTGGCACCCACACATATAAAAGTGCCTAGTGGTTCAAATATAAAGATTGATTACTCAAATTCTCAAACACCTATATTGGCTGTAAAGATTCAAGAGATGTTTGGACAAAGTGATACTCCAAAGATTTTAAACAATAGTTTTGCACTTCAAATACATCTTTTAAGTCCAGCATTAAGACCAATACAAATAACATACGATTTAAAAAGCTTTTGGGAAAACTCATATGATGAGGTGAAAAAAGAGCTTTTTTCTAAATACAAAAAACACTATTGGCCAGACAATCCTTTTGAAGCAATAGCTACAAATAAAACTAAAAAAAATATGAAATAA
- a CDS encoding DEAD/DEAH box helicase — MSFDIFNLSSELTKALEKNNYKTPTLIQTKVIPLVKTKQDIMAQAKTGSGKTASFVIPILEALKENKTQKKAKIKVLVLAPTRELTLQIAQTFSNLSEYFPKQLSVVSVIGGEKIGEQLLKIQKGCDIVVATSGRLLDIIGKKQIDLSTIEYFVLDEADKMLDLGFVQELDEILKIIPKQRQNLLFSATYSQKVIDIASKITTKAIKIEVEDTSTHVQEITQRAIFVKKEDRSELLRYLIKQHNFKSVLVFMANKRAADNIANKFLKKGYEAESFHRDLTQEERILTLDDFKNKKIDILFSTDIASRGLHIDDIDCVINFDLPRSTEDYIHRIGRTARAGKTGTAISFLDNENLNHFKLIEKRYKLDIPKEQIDGFDFTLIEQKKQKGPQPVKGKRKSKKDKLREQGLR, encoded by the coding sequence TTGTCATTTGATATATTTAACTTATCTTCAGAACTTACAAAAGCATTAGAAAAAAACAACTATAAAACACCAACTCTTATACAAACAAAAGTGATCCCTCTTGTAAAAACAAAACAAGATATTATGGCTCAGGCAAAAACTGGAAGTGGAAAAACAGCTAGTTTTGTTATTCCAATACTTGAAGCACTAAAAGAAAACAAAACACAAAAAAAAGCAAAGATAAAAGTTCTAGTCTTGGCTCCCACAAGAGAGTTAACTCTACAAATTGCCCAAACATTTTCAAATTTGAGTGAATATTTCCCAAAGCAGCTTAGTGTTGTATCTGTTATAGGTGGAGAGAAAATAGGGGAGCAGCTTTTAAAGATACAAAAAGGGTGTGATATAGTAGTTGCTACTTCTGGAAGACTACTAGATATCATAGGTAAAAAGCAGATTGATTTAAGCACTATTGAATATTTTGTTTTAGATGAAGCTGATAAGATGCTGGATTTAGGGTTTGTTCAAGAGCTTGATGAGATTTTAAAGATTATTCCAAAGCAAAGACAAAACCTATTATTTTCTGCAACATATTCTCAAAAGGTTATTGATATAGCTTCAAAGATAACTACTAAGGCTATAAAAATAGAAGTTGAAGATACAAGTACTCATGTTCAAGAGATAACTCAAAGGGCAATATTTGTAAAAAAAGAGGATAGAAGTGAACTTTTAAGATACCTAATAAAACAACACAACTTCAAATCAGTTTTAGTTTTTATGGCAAATAAAAGAGCAGCAGATAATATAGCAAATAAGTTTTTAAAAAAAGGCTACGAAGCAGAATCTTTCCATAGGGATCTAACCCAAGAGGAGAGAATTTTAACCCTTGATGACTTTAAAAATAAAAAAATAGATATTTTATTCTCTACTGATATTGCTTCAAGAGGTTTACATATTGATGATATAGATTGCGTTATCAATTTTGATTTGCCAAGAAGTACAGAAGATTATATCCATAGAATAGGAAGAACAGCAAGAGCAGGTAAAACTGGAACAGCAATATCTTTTTTAGACAATGAAAATCTAAATCACTTTAAACTAATAGAAAAAAGATATAAATTAGATATACCAAAAGAGCAAATAGATGGTTTTGATTTTACTTTGATAGAGCAAAAGAAACAAAAAGGCCCACAACCTGTAAAAGGGAAAAGAAAAAGTAAAAAAGATAAGTTAAGAGAGCAAGGACTAAGATAG
- a CDS encoding YrhK family protein has protein sequence MTFYKNENELDLDIGNRHIVIQRRYEFIGAFNDLLIAIWFLVGSIFFLNDSLMESGTWLFIVGSAQFLIKPLIKVISLIHVANIYNAQFPKDSEKSI, from the coding sequence ATGACATTTTATAAAAATGAAAATGAACTAGATTTAGATATAGGGAATCGACACATTGTTATACAGCGCCGATATGAATTTATTGGTGCTTTTAATGACTTACTTATAGCAATTTGGTTTTTGGTAGGAAGTATTTTCTTTTTGAATGATTCTTTGATGGAGAGTGGAACTTGGTTGTTTATTGTTGGTAGTGCACAGTTTTTGATAAAACCTCTAATCAAAGTTATAAGTCTAATCCATGTAGCAAATATATATAATGCACAGTTTCCTAAAGATTCTGAAAAATCTATATAG
- a CDS encoding ferric reductase-like transmembrane domain-containing protein, with protein MKNSKNLFIILLLVLTIVWFLADTLAPEPFTYFSFRAVFVQYSGVIAMSLMSVAMLLALRPKFIEPYLDGLDKMYRLHKWLGITAAIFAISHWWMAQGTKWMVGWGWLEKPVRKAGQGRELSEIESFFRSQRGFAESVGEWAFYGAIILIVLALIKYFPYHWFVKTHKLIAISYLVLVYHTIILMKLDYWVQPVGWIMALLLLGGTISAILTLTGKIGASRKAQGTVSKLNYYPNLKVLETTITMDENWKGHEAGQFAYVTVDKSEGAHPYTIASAWNDKKELVFITKALGDHTSRLKDKLKEGMNLTVEGPYGCFDFKDEQEHQIWVGAGIGITPFIAKLKQRKQSAKNISVDLFHPTAEFEETAIEQLKKDAKEAGVNIHILVSGKDKRLSAEQIRSEVSAWKSSSIWFCGPQGFGQTLKEDFITNGLDAKHFHQEIFQMR; from the coding sequence ATGAAAAACAGTAAAAATCTATTTATAATTTTATTATTAGTATTAACAATTGTTTGGTTTTTAGCTGATACTTTAGCTCCTGAGCCATTCACTTATTTTTCATTTCGTGCAGTATTTGTACAGTATAGTGGTGTGATAGCAATGTCACTTATGAGTGTAGCTATGTTGCTTGCCTTAAGACCAAAATTTATTGAGCCATACTTAGATGGGCTAGATAAAATGTATCGTCTTCATAAATGGCTTGGTATTACAGCTGCAATTTTTGCAATATCTCACTGGTGGATGGCACAAGGTACAAAATGGATGGTTGGCTGGGGCTGGTTAGAAAAACCAGTTAGAAAAGCAGGACAAGGAAGAGAATTAAGTGAAATTGAGAGTTTCTTTCGTAGTCAAAGAGGATTTGCAGAAAGTGTAGGAGAATGGGCATTTTATGGTGCAATTATCCTTATAGTTTTAGCTTTAATTAAATATTTCCCTTACCATTGGTTTGTAAAAACACATAAGTTAATTGCTATCTCATATTTAGTATTGGTTTACCATACTATTATACTTATGAAATTGGACTATTGGGTACAGCCTGTTGGTTGGATTATGGCTCTTTTACTACTTGGAGGAACTATCTCTGCAATATTAACTTTAACAGGAAAAATTGGAGCCTCTCGTAAAGCACAAGGAACTGTATCTAAGCTAAACTATTATCCTAATTTAAAAGTTTTAGAAACAACTATAACTATGGATGAAAACTGGAAAGGTCATGAAGCAGGGCAGTTTGCTTATGTAACTGTAGATAAAAGTGAAGGGGCACACCCTTATACTATTGCATCAGCATGGAATGATAAAAAAGAATTAGTTTTTATTACAAAAGCTTTAGGTGATCATACAAGTAGATTAAAAGATAAACTAAAAGAGGGTATGAATCTTACCGTTGAAGGTCCTTATGGATGTTTTGATTTTAAAGATGAACAAGAACATCAAATTTGGGTAGGTGCTGGTATTGGTATCACTCCTTTTATAGCTAAACTAAAACAAAGAAAACAATCGGCTAAAAATATAAGCGTTGACCTTTTTCATCCAACTGCTGAGTTTGAAGAGACTGCAATAGAGCAATTAAAAAAAGATGCAAAAGAAGCAGGTGTTAATATCCATATTTTAGTAAGTGGAAAAGACAAAAGATTATCAGCCGAACAAATACGTTCAGAGGTTTCTGCTTGGAAATCATCTAGTATTTGGTTTTGTGGTCCTCAAGGATTTGGTCAAACACTAAAAGAGGATTTTATTACAAATGGATTAGATGCTAAGCATTTTCATCAAGAAATCTTTCAAATGCGTTAG
- a CDS encoding EamA family transporter, translating into MDIKGILLAFLVVLIWGINFPIIKFGLEELPPILFSALRFLIVAIPAVFFIPFPKTSIWNILGVGVFLGVLKFGFLFYAMNADASAGISSLLLQAQVIFTIILSILIYKEVITKIQAIGILVATIGFSFFFFTVNNSITTLGIILLLFAAFFWSISNIIMKRIKGVNLLHFMVWVCLVPPLPLFLMSYFFESKDTLTILLSTTQKTWFSLVYVSYLSTLIAFAIWGWLLKTYQASLVTPFALLIPIVGIFSSSVLLGEKLSSTEIIGAILILSGLFITIFAKKIFNKIRNK; encoded by the coding sequence ATGGATATCAAAGGTATTTTATTAGCTTTTTTAGTTGTGTTGATTTGGGGAATTAACTTTCCCATAATAAAGTTTGGTTTAGAAGAACTGCCACCTATACTTTTTTCAGCACTTAGATTTTTGATTGTTGCTATTCCTGCTGTATTTTTTATCCCTTTTCCTAAAACTTCTATTTGGAATATTTTGGGTGTAGGTGTATTTTTAGGTGTTTTAAAATTTGGTTTTTTATTTTATGCAATGAATGCAGATGCTAGTGCTGGAATCTCATCTTTACTTTTACAAGCTCAGGTTATATTTACTATCATACTTAGTATTTTGATATACAAAGAGGTGATTACAAAGATACAAGCTATTGGAATTTTAGTTGCTACTATTGGTTTTTCATTTTTCTTTTTTACTGTAAACAACAGCATTACAACATTGGGTATTATACTTTTACTTTTTGCTGCATTTTTCTGGTCAATATCAAATATCATTATGAAAAGAATAAAAGGGGTAAATCTTTTACACTTTATGGTTTGGGTTTGTTTAGTACCACCTTTGCCTTTATTTCTTATGTCATACTTTTTTGAGTCAAAAGATACTCTAACAATACTTTTATCAACTACACAAAAAACATGGTTTTCTTTAGTTTATGTATCATATCTCTCTACCTTGATTGCTTTTGCTATTTGGGGATGGTTACTTAAAACTTATCAAGCTTCATTAGTAACACCTTTTGCACTTTTGATACCTATTGTTGGAATTTTTAGTTCATCTGTTTTATTGGGTGAAAAGCTTTCTTCAACGGAAATAATTGGAGCTATTCTTATTTTAAGTGGTCTATTTATTACAATATTTGCTAAAAAAATATTTAACAAAATTCGTAATAAATAG